One part of the Aliivibrio fischeri ATCC 7744 = JCM 18803 = DSM 507 genome encodes these proteins:
- the glnA gene encoding glutamate--ammonia ligase: MSVENVLALIQENEVKFIDLRFTDTKGKEQHISIPSHQIDADFFEEGKMFDGSSVAGWKGINESDMVMMPDPASAVLDPFTEDSTLNIRCDILEPATLQGYDRDPRSIAKRSEEYMRSTGIADTVLIGPEPEFFLFDDVRFNTDMSGSFFKIDDIEAAWNSGTEYEGGNKGHRPGVKGGYFPVAPVDSSQDIRSAMCLIMEEMGLVVEAHHHEVATAGQNEIATRFNTLTTKADETQIYKYVVHNVAHAFGKTATFMPKPLVGDNGSGMHVHQSLAKDGVNLFAGDKYGGLSELAIYYIGGIIKHARAINAFANPSTNSYKRLVPGFEAPVMLAYSARNRSASIRIPVVPSPKARRIEVRFGDPAANPYLCYSAMLMAGLDGIKNKIHPGEAMDKDLYDLPAEEAAEIPTVAESLDIALKALDEDREFLTAGGVFSDNFIDSYIGLKSQDVEAINTAVHPLEFEMYYSV, encoded by the coding sequence ATGTCAGTAGAAAACGTACTAGCTCTGATTCAAGAGAACGAAGTTAAATTTATCGATTTGCGCTTTACCGATACAAAAGGTAAAGAGCAACATATCTCAATCCCTTCTCACCAAATTGATGCGGACTTCTTTGAAGAAGGCAAAATGTTTGATGGTTCTTCAGTTGCAGGTTGGAAAGGCATTAACGAATCTGACATGGTAATGATGCCAGATCCAGCAAGTGCAGTGCTTGACCCATTCACAGAAGACTCAACACTAAACATTCGTTGTGACATCCTAGAGCCAGCAACACTTCAAGGTTACGATCGCGATCCACGTTCAATCGCTAAACGTTCTGAAGAATACATGCGCTCTACTGGTATTGCTGACACGGTTCTAATCGGTCCTGAGCCAGAATTCTTCCTATTTGATGATGTACGTTTTAACACAGACATGTCTGGTTCTTTCTTCAAGATTGACGACATCGAAGCGGCTTGGAACTCAGGTACAGAATACGAAGGCGGTAACAAAGGTCACCGTCCTGGTGTTAAAGGCGGTTACTTTCCAGTAGCACCTGTTGATTCATCTCAAGACATCCGTTCTGCTATGTGTTTAATCATGGAAGAAATGGGCCTTGTTGTTGAAGCACACCACCACGAAGTTGCTACTGCGGGCCAAAATGAGATCGCTACACGTTTTAATACGCTAACAACAAAAGCGGATGAAACTCAAATCTACAAATACGTTGTACATAACGTTGCACACGCATTTGGTAAAACAGCGACATTCATGCCTAAGCCACTTGTTGGTGATAACGGTTCTGGTATGCACGTTCACCAATCTCTAGCAAAAGATGGCGTTAACCTATTTGCTGGCGATAAGTACGGCGGCCTATCTGAACTGGCTATCTACTACATTGGCGGTATCATCAAACACGCTCGTGCAATCAACGCATTTGCTAACCCATCAACTAACTCATACAAGCGTCTTGTACCTGGTTTTGAAGCACCTGTTATGCTTGCATACTCTGCACGTAACCGTTCAGCATCTATCCGTATCCCAGTAGTACCAAGCCCGAAAGCTCGTCGTATCGAAGTTCGTTTTGGTGACCCAGCAGCGAACCCATACCTATGTTACTCAGCAATGCTAATGGCTGGTCTTGACGGTATTAAGAACAAGATCCACCCAGGTGAAGCAATGGATAAAGATCTGTATGACCTTCCAGCGGAAGAAGCAGCAGAAATCCCAACAGTTGCAGAATCTCTAGATATCGCACTTAAAGCACTAGATGAGGATCGTGAGTTCTTAACTGCTGGTGGCGTATTCTCTGATAACTTTATCGATTCTTACATCGGTCTTAAATCTCAAGATGTGGAAGCAATCAATACAGCAGTTCACCCACTTGAGTTTGAAATGTACTACTCAGTTTAA
- the typA gene encoding translational GTPase TypA, with product MSTPQIDKLRNIAIIAHVDHGKTTLVDKLLQQSGTLESRGETEERVMDSNDIEKERGITILAKNTAINWNDHRINIVDTPGHADFGGEVERIMSMVDSVLLIVDAVDGPMPQTRFVTQKAFAHGLKPIVVINKIDRPGARPDWVMDQVFDLFDNLGATDEQLDFQVVYASALNGWATLEEGETGENMEPLFQAIVDNVDAPNVDVDGALQMQVSQLDYNSYVGVIGVARVTRGSVKPNQQVTVVGADGSKRNGKVGTVLGYLGLERHEVEQANAGDIIAITGLGELKISDTICDVNNVEAMTPLSVDEPTVTMTFQVNTSPFAGKEGKFVTSRNILERLEKELVHNVALRVEQTEDPDKFRVSGRGELHLSILIENMRREGFELAVSRPEVIIKKDENGNLTEPFETVTIDVLEEHQGGIMENIGIRKGELTDMAPDGKGRVRMDFMMPSRGLIGFQTEFMTLTSGSGLLYHTFDHYGPHKGGTIGQRNNGVLISNATGKALTYALFNLQERGRLFTEHADEVYEGQVIGIHNRSNDLTVNCLKGKQLTNVRASGTDDAQVLSPAIKYTLEQALEFIDDDELVEVTPESIRIRKRHLTENDRKRAGRAPK from the coding sequence ATGTCTACTCCACAGATTGATAAACTAAGAAATATCGCAATTATTGCGCACGTTGACCACGGTAAAACAACACTGGTTGATAAGCTATTACAACAATCAGGCACACTAGAATCTCGTGGTGAGACTGAAGAACGCGTAATGGACTCGAACGACATCGAGAAAGAGCGTGGTATTACGATCCTTGCAAAAAATACAGCGATTAACTGGAACGATCACCGTATCAACATCGTAGATACCCCTGGACACGCCGATTTCGGTGGTGAAGTTGAACGTATCATGTCAATGGTTGACTCTGTTCTTCTTATCGTTGACGCAGTTGACGGTCCAATGCCTCAAACTCGTTTCGTTACGCAAAAAGCTTTCGCACACGGTCTTAAGCCAATCGTTGTAATCAACAAGATTGACCGTCCAGGTGCTCGCCCTGATTGGGTTATGGACCAAGTATTCGACCTATTCGATAACTTAGGTGCAACTGACGAACAACTAGACTTCCAAGTAGTTTACGCTTCAGCTCTTAACGGTTGGGCTACACTGGAAGAAGGTGAAACTGGCGAAAACATGGAACCACTGTTCCAAGCTATCGTTGATAACGTAGATGCTCCAAACGTTGACGTTGACGGCGCACTACAAATGCAAGTTTCTCAACTAGATTACAACTCTTACGTAGGTGTTATCGGTGTTGCACGTGTTACTCGTGGTTCTGTTAAACCAAACCAACAAGTAACTGTTGTAGGTGCTGATGGTTCTAAACGTAACGGTAAAGTAGGTACAGTATTAGGTTACCTAGGTCTTGAGCGTCACGAAGTTGAACAAGCTAACGCTGGTGACATCATTGCAATTACAGGTCTTGGCGAGCTTAAAATCTCTGACACTATCTGTGACGTAAACAACGTTGAAGCGATGACTCCACTTTCTGTTGATGAACCAACAGTAACAATGACTTTCCAAGTAAACACTTCTCCGTTTGCTGGTAAAGAAGGTAAGTTCGTTACTTCACGTAACATCCTTGAACGTCTAGAAAAAGAACTTGTTCACAACGTAGCACTACGTGTTGAGCAAACTGAAGATCCAGACAAATTCCGCGTATCAGGCCGTGGTGAACTTCACCTATCTATCCTGATCGAAAACATGCGTCGTGAAGGTTTCGAGCTAGCAGTATCTCGTCCAGAAGTTATCATCAAAAAAGATGAAAACGGCAACCTAACAGAACCATTTGAAACCGTAACTATCGATGTTCTTGAAGAGCACCAAGGCGGTATCATGGAAAACATCGGTATCCGTAAAGGTGAGCTAACTGATATGGCACCAGATGGTAAAGGCCGTGTTCGTATGGACTTTATGATGCCTTCTCGTGGTCTTATCGGTTTCCAAACTGAGTTCATGACTCTAACTTCAGGTTCTGGTCTTCTTTACCATACGTTTGATCACTACGGTCCTCACAAAGGCGGTACTATCGGTCAACGTAACAACGGTGTTCTAATTTCGAACGCAACTGGTAAAGCACTGACTTACGCACTGTTTAACCTACAAGAACGTGGTCGTCTATTTACAGAGCACGCTGATGAAGTATACGAAGGTCAAGTTATCGGTATTCATAACCGTTCTAACGACCTTACAGTTAACTGTCTGAAAGGTAAGCAACTGACTAACGTTCGTGCTTCTGGTACAGATGATGCGCAAGTACTTTCTCCAGCAATCAAGTACACACTTGAGCAAGCTCTAGAGTTCATCGATGACGACGAACTAGTAGAAGTAACACCTGAAAGCATCCGTATCCGTAAGCGTCACCTTACAGAGAACGATCGTAAGCGTGCAGGTCGTGCACCTAAGTAA
- a CDS encoding virulence factor BrkB family protein produces the protein MEDKIKHKLRIGWSYLLFLKQRVIHDRLTVSAGYMAYITLLSLVPLITVLLSVLSQFPVFSGAGDTVQAFVIQNFVPAASDAVEASLKEFISNTGKMTAVGSGFLFVASVMLISSIDRSLNYIWRVKKKRRPMYSFSLYWMILTLGPLLVGASLAATSYVTSLKIMDDEIVSSFYRTLLGWLPIILSFSAFVGLYLLVPNKKVRVTHALIGAMSAGCLFEFSKVGFAQYITQFPSYQVIYGALAAVPILFVWVYLCWIIVLIGAEITASLGEFEEWLAGKVSTNILESDIKALTEQQGLIESDSTDPESK, from the coding sequence ATGGAAGATAAAATAAAACACAAGCTGAGGATTGGCTGGTCATATCTACTTTTCTTAAAGCAAAGAGTTATTCATGACAGGTTAACGGTAAGTGCTGGTTATATGGCTTACATCACTTTGCTCTCTTTGGTGCCGTTAATTACGGTTTTGCTGTCTGTATTGTCGCAATTTCCTGTTTTTTCTGGGGCGGGAGATACGGTACAAGCCTTTGTGATTCAAAACTTTGTACCCGCTGCCAGTGATGCGGTTGAAGCGAGCTTAAAAGAGTTTATTTCAAATACGGGTAAGATGACGGCAGTAGGTTCTGGTTTCTTATTTGTAGCTTCTGTAATGCTGATCTCATCGATAGATCGTAGTTTGAATTACATTTGGCGAGTAAAGAAAAAACGTCGTCCAATGTATTCATTTTCATTGTATTGGATGATCTTAACTTTAGGTCCTTTATTGGTTGGCGCAAGTTTGGCGGCAACGTCATACGTAACGTCACTAAAGATCATGGATGATGAAATAGTTTCCAGTTTTTATCGGACTTTATTGGGTTGGTTACCTATCATATTGTCATTCTCTGCATTTGTTGGTTTGTATTTATTAGTGCCGAACAAAAAAGTCCGAGTGACTCATGCGCTTATTGGTGCCATGTCTGCGGGTTGTCTATTTGAGTTTAGTAAGGTGGGATTTGCTCAATACATAACGCAATTTCCTTCATACCAAGTCATCTATGGCGCATTAGCAGCCGTTCCTATTTTGTTTGTTTGGGTATATTTGTGTTGGATTATCGTTCTTATTGGTGCCGAAATTACCGCAAGTTTAGGTGAGTTTGAAGAATGGCTAGCAGGAAAAGTTAGTACCAATATACTTGAATCAGATATTAAAGCGTTAACAGAACAACAAGGGTTGATAGAAAGTGATAGCACTGATCCAGAGAGTAAGTGA
- the dtd gene encoding D-aminoacyl-tRNA deacylase: protein MIALIQRVSEAAVKVDGEVTGEINQGLLILLGVEREDDEAKAKRLMERVLTYRVFEDQDGKMNLNVQQVNGSVLVVSQFTLPADTKKGTRPGFSKGAHPVDAERLYDYFSDLCEEKLHTQRGRFAADMKVSLVNDGPVTFWLQV from the coding sequence GTGATAGCACTGATCCAGAGAGTAAGTGAAGCCGCTGTAAAAGTAGATGGCGAAGTGACTGGTGAAATTAATCAAGGTTTATTAATTTTATTAGGCGTAGAAAGAGAAGATGACGAAGCAAAAGCTAAGCGTCTAATGGAAAGAGTATTAACTTACCGAGTGTTTGAAGATCAAGACGGTAAGATGAACTTAAATGTGCAACAAGTAAATGGTAGCGTATTAGTTGTATCGCAATTTACGCTGCCTGCAGATACTAAGAAGGGTACTCGTCCAGGCTTTTCAAAAGGGGCGCACCCTGTGGACGCTGAGCGTTTGTATGATTACTTCTCTGATCTATGTGAAGAGAAGTTACATACGCAACGAGGACGATTTGCTGCGGACATGAAAGTGTCGCTAGTGAATGATGGACCTGTGACGTTTTGGTTGCAGGTTTAA
- a CDS encoding bifunctional GNAT family N-acetyltransferase/hotdog fold thioesterase, giving the protein MFRLITPTTEAELKAYYHFRWKILREPWRQPEGSERDAYDDMSQHRMILDGRDQPVAIGRLYLTPDNDGQIRYMAVAPHCRGKGIGALIMVALESYARQENAKRLVCNAREDAIPFYVRNGFTSQGELNDERGPVRHQQMLKHLNPLADVLRRPDWCAELQKRWENEIPISDKMGIKITQYTGYRFEVSAILNANLNPHNSMFAGSIFTMGTLTAWGIVWLLLKERGLDTTSIMLVDSHIRYRQPIVDNPKGITSLNCLEGDFDRLQSGKRARVKVKVDLCNGDNPAAEFTGTFMLMRD; this is encoded by the coding sequence ATGTTTCGATTGATCACACCAACAACAGAAGCTGAATTAAAAGCTTACTATCATTTTCGTTGGAAAATCTTACGTGAGCCTTGGCGTCAGCCGGAAGGCTCTGAACGCGATGCGTATGATGATATGAGCCAACATCGAATGATTTTAGATGGTCGTGATCAGCCTGTTGCTATCGGGCGTTTATATTTAACTCCTGATAATGACGGTCAAATTCGTTATATGGCCGTTGCACCACATTGCCGAGGAAAAGGTATTGGTGCATTGATTATGGTTGCTCTCGAATCTTATGCTCGCCAAGAGAACGCGAAACGCCTTGTATGTAATGCTCGTGAAGATGCGATTCCATTTTATGTAAGAAATGGATTTACTAGTCAAGGGGAATTGAATGATGAGAGAGGGCCTGTTCGTCACCAACAAATGCTCAAACATTTAAACCCATTAGCTGATGTGCTGCGACGTCCTGATTGGTGCGCAGAACTTCAAAAACGTTGGGAAAATGAAATCCCAATCAGCGATAAAATGGGGATTAAAATTACCCAATACACAGGTTATCGTTTTGAAGTCAGTGCCATTTTAAATGCCAACCTTAATCCACATAATAGTATGTTCGCAGGCAGTATTTTCACCATGGGTACATTAACCGCTTGGGGAATTGTTTGGTTATTGCTAAAAGAACGAGGCTTGGATACCACCAGTATTATGTTGGTTGATAGCCATATTAGATATCGCCAACCTATTGTTGATAACCCTAAAGGCATTACTTCGTTGAATTGTTTGGAAGGGGATTTTGATCGTCTGCAATCAGGTAAGCGTGCGAGGGTGAAAGTAAAAGTCGATTTGTGTAATGGTGATAATCCTGCCGCGGAATTTACTGGAACGTTTATGTTGATGAGGGATTGA
- the trmH gene encoding tRNA (guanosine(18)-2'-O)-methyltransferase TrmH: MNLERYQRITSVLKARQTDLTLCLEEVHKANNVSAIVRTADATGIHKIHAVWPTEQMQMLGHTSAGARNWVDVETHKNIEDAFATLKEQGMQILATNLSDTAVDFREIDYTKPTAIILGSEKTGISKKALAMADQDIIIPMVGMVQSLNVSVASALILYEAQRQRDLAGMYNREESALPEEYINRVLFERGHPVLAKVAKRKGLPFPQLDETGQIIADDAWWETMQAAD, encoded by the coding sequence ATGAATTTAGAACGCTACCAACGAATTACTTCTGTATTAAAAGCTCGTCAAACTGATCTCACTCTTTGTTTAGAAGAAGTACATAAAGCCAATAACGTTTCTGCGATTGTTCGTACTGCTGATGCAACGGGTATCCACAAAATTCATGCGGTTTGGCCTACAGAACAGATGCAGATGCTAGGACATACTTCTGCTGGTGCTCGTAATTGGGTTGATGTGGAAACACATAAAAACATTGAAGATGCTTTTGCTACGCTTAAAGAACAAGGCATGCAGATTCTAGCGACAAACCTATCAGATACTGCAGTAGATTTTCGTGAAATTGATTACACCAAACCAACGGCCATCATTCTTGGCAGTGAAAAAACAGGTATCAGCAAAAAAGCATTAGCGATGGCTGATCAAGACATCATCATTCCTATGGTAGGTATGGTGCAATCACTAAATGTATCGGTTGCAAGTGCGCTTATTTTATATGAAGCACAACGTCAGCGTGATTTAGCGGGTATGTACAACCGTGAAGAGAGTGCGTTACCAGAAGAATACATTAATCGTGTTCTATTTGAGCGTGGCCACCCTGTATTAGCAAAGGTCGCTAAGCGTAAAGGTCTACCTTTCCCACAATTGGATGAAACGGGGCAAATTATTGCTGATGATGCTTGGTGGGAAACGATGCAGGCGGCGGATTAA
- the spoT gene encoding bifunctional GTP diphosphokinase/guanosine-3',5'-bis pyrophosphate 3'-pyrophosphohydrolase: protein MDLFDSLKDVAKDYLPEPHIEALRRSYLVAKEAHEGQTRSSGEPYIIHPVAVARILAEMKLDHKTLMAALLHDVIEDTEVSKEELAEQFGDTVAELVDGVSKLDKLKFRDKKEAQAENFRKMVMAMVQDIRVILIKLADRTHNMRTLGALRPDKRRRIARETLEIFSPLAHRLGIHNIKTELEELGFEALYPNRYRVLKEVVKSARGNRKEMIQKIHSEIEGRIAEAGITGRVIGREKNLFAIYNKMKNKEQRFHTIMDIYAFRVITDNVDTCYRALGQVHSIYKPRPGRIKDYIAVPKANGYQSLHTSMVGPHGVPVEVQIRTEDMEQMANKGVAAHWSYKEGDNSSTTAQIRAQRWMQSLLELQQSAGSSFEFIENVKSDLFPNEIYVFTPKGRIFELPVGATAVDFAYAVHSDVGNSCVGSRVNRQPYPLSKPLKNGQTVEIISAPGARPNAAWLNYVVTSKARTKIRQVLKTMRKEDSVVLGRRLLNHALGHNVSLDDISQENIEHVLSDLKLAELDDLLAAIGLGELMSIVIARRLLGSADELTEQTSNIETTTGKKLPIRGADGILLTFANCCRPIPGDHIIAHVSPGRGLVVHMEECANVRGYQKELDKYMGVEWADEFDQEFDTALDIDIQNHQGALADLANVIAGTGSNIRGISTEEKDGRLYTVTIELTVKDRKHLAEIMRRIRVMPHALKVRRHKN from the coding sequence TTGGATTTATTCGATAGCCTGAAAGATGTTGCCAAAGATTACCTGCCAGAGCCTCACATTGAGGCTCTTCGTCGATCTTATCTGGTAGCAAAAGAAGCCCATGAAGGGCAAACTCGCTCAAGTGGCGAACCTTATATCATCCACCCAGTAGCTGTGGCTCGAATCCTTGCAGAAATGAAGCTCGACCACAAAACACTGATGGCTGCGCTGCTTCATGATGTTATTGAAGACACTGAAGTTAGCAAAGAAGAGCTCGCAGAGCAGTTTGGTGATACGGTTGCCGAATTAGTGGATGGTGTTTCTAAGCTGGACAAACTTAAGTTCCGCGATAAAAAAGAAGCACAGGCTGAAAACTTCCGAAAAATGGTCATGGCGATGGTGCAAGACATCCGCGTTATATTGATCAAACTTGCTGACCGAACTCATAACATGCGCACGTTGGGTGCTTTACGCCCTGATAAACGTCGCCGCATTGCTCGTGAAACTTTAGAAATCTTCTCTCCTTTGGCGCATCGCCTTGGTATCCACAATATTAAAACTGAACTTGAAGAGTTAGGTTTTGAGGCTCTTTACCCTAATCGCTATCGCGTATTAAAAGAAGTGGTGAAGTCAGCTCGTGGTAACCGTAAAGAGATGATCCAAAAAATTCACTCTGAAATTGAAGGCCGTATTGCTGAAGCTGGCATCACTGGTCGAGTGATTGGCAGAGAGAAAAACCTGTTCGCTATTTACAATAAAATGAAAAATAAAGAACAGCGTTTCCATACCATTATGGATATCTATGCGTTTCGAGTAATTACCGATAATGTCGATACTTGTTATCGAGCATTAGGCCAAGTTCACAGCATTTACAAACCTCGTCCGGGTCGTATTAAAGACTATATTGCTGTACCAAAAGCCAATGGCTACCAATCGCTTCATACCTCTATGGTTGGCCCTCACGGTGTTCCTGTTGAAGTACAAATTCGTACTGAAGATATGGAGCAAATGGCGAACAAAGGTGTTGCTGCACATTGGTCGTACAAAGAAGGCGATAACTCTAGCACGACGGCTCAAATCCGAGCACAACGCTGGATGCAAAGCTTACTTGAACTTCAACAAAGTGCAGGTAGCTCATTTGAATTTATTGAAAACGTAAAATCGGATCTCTTCCCGAACGAAATTTACGTTTTCACTCCCAAAGGCCGTATTTTTGAACTGCCTGTTGGTGCAACGGCTGTGGACTTTGCTTACGCCGTTCACTCTGATGTTGGTAATAGCTGTGTTGGTTCACGCGTTAACCGTCAACCTTATCCGTTAAGTAAACCACTTAAAAATGGTCAAACGGTTGAAATCATCAGTGCTCCAGGTGCTCGTCCAAATGCAGCATGGCTGAACTACGTAGTGACATCAAAAGCACGTACTAAGATCCGCCAAGTGCTAAAAACCATGCGCAAAGAAGATTCTGTGGTATTAGGTCGTCGCCTATTGAATCACGCTTTAGGTCATAACGTATCACTAGACGATATTTCTCAAGAGAATATTGAGCACGTTTTATCTGATCTTAAATTAGCTGAGCTGGATGACTTACTGGCCGCTATCGGCCTAGGTGAGCTGATGAGTATTGTTATTGCTCGTCGCCTATTAGGCTCTGCTGATGAATTAACGGAACAAACCTCAAACATTGAAACCACCACTGGTAAAAAACTACCAATCCGTGGTGCTGATGGCATCTTACTGACATTTGCAAACTGTTGTCGCCCTATTCCGGGTGATCACATTATTGCTCACGTAAGTCCTGGCCGTGGCCTTGTGGTTCATATGGAAGAGTGTGCAAATGTTCGTGGTTATCAAAAAGAGCTTGATAAATACATGGGCGTTGAATGGGCTGATGAATTCGATCAAGAATTTGATACGGCATTAGATATTGATATCCAAAACCACCAAGGTGCATTAGCTGATTTGGCGAATGTGATTGCAGGTACAGGATCAAATATCCGTGGTATTTCAACAGAAGAAAAAGATGGACGCTTATATACAGTAACCATCGAACTTACGGTGAAAGATCGTAAGCATTTAGCTGAAATCATGCGTCGTATCCGTGTTATGCCACACGCACTTAAAGTACGTAGACATAAGAACTAG
- the rpoZ gene encoding DNA-directed RNA polymerase subunit omega yields the protein MARVTVQDAVEKIGNRFDLVLISSRRARQMQTGGKDALVPEENDKTTVIALREIEEGLITKELLDARERQEQDAAELAAVSSITHNR from the coding sequence ATGGCACGTGTAACCGTTCAAGACGCAGTTGAGAAAATCGGCAACCGTTTCGATCTAGTACTTATTTCTTCTCGTCGCGCACGTCAAATGCAAACTGGTGGTAAAGATGCGCTAGTGCCTGAAGAGAACGATAAAACAACTGTTATCGCTCTTCGTGAAATTGAAGAAGGCCTGATCACTAAAGAATTACTAGATGCTCGTGAGCGCCAAGAGCAAGACGCAGCTGAATTAGCAGCAGTAAGCTCAATCACACACAATCGTTAA
- the gmk gene encoding guanylate kinase translates to MSKGTLYIVSAPSGAGKSSLISALLESNPTYAMKVSVSHTTRGMRPGETDGVHYHFIQKEHFEELIQKGEFLEYAEVFGNYYGTSRVWIEETLDKGIDVFLDIDWQGARQIREQMPLAKSVFILPPSNGELERRLNARGQDSDAVIAKRMSEAKSEISHYDEYDYVIINDDFDTAQMDFRSIIRAERLKQDKQTMKYKGMLEALLAD, encoded by the coding sequence ATGAGCAAAGGTACACTTTATATTGTGTCAGCCCCAAGTGGTGCTGGTAAGTCGAGTTTGATCTCGGCACTGTTAGAAAGCAACCCAACTTATGCTATGAAAGTCTCTGTGTCTCATACTACTCGTGGTATGCGCCCAGGAGAAACTGATGGTGTTCATTATCACTTTATTCAGAAAGAGCATTTTGAAGAACTGATTCAAAAAGGTGAATTCTTAGAATATGCCGAAGTGTTTGGTAACTACTACGGAACATCTCGTGTATGGATCGAAGAGACCCTTGATAAAGGTATTGATGTGTTCTTAGATATTGATTGGCAAGGTGCTCGTCAAATTCGTGAACAAATGCCTTTAGCAAAAAGCGTATTCATTCTACCTCCATCAAATGGAGAACTAGAACGACGCCTAAATGCACGTGGCCAAGACAGCGATGCTGTTATTGCTAAGCGCATGAGCGAAGCAAAATCTGAAATTTCACATTACGATGAATACGATTATGTGATCATTAATGACGATTTTGATACTGCACAAATGGACTTCCGTTCAATTATCCGTGCAGAACGCTTAAAACAAGACAAACAAACAATGAAATATAAAGGCATGTTAGAAGCGCTATTAGCGGACTAA
- a CDS encoding phosphate-starvation-inducible protein PsiE encodes MPSHLPKSFSKPFLKVFHILEAILLVAITLATLFAMVNEFIHVFVEQQIQLTDILLMFIYLEVLAMVQQFVMNGKIPVRYPIYIAMMAIARYITLGMKEIDATLVVWLALAAFILAAATLLIRVGHHYWPYEINENKHYDE; translated from the coding sequence ATGCCTTCTCATCTGCCGAAATCATTTAGTAAACCGTTTTTAAAAGTTTTCCATATTTTAGAAGCAATATTATTGGTCGCTATTACGCTAGCCACCTTATTTGCGATGGTGAACGAATTCATTCATGTTTTTGTCGAACAGCAAATTCAATTAACAGACATCCTTTTAATGTTTATTTACCTTGAAGTGTTGGCCATGGTGCAGCAGTTCGTGATGAACGGTAAAATCCCGGTTCGTTATCCTATCTACATCGCTATGATGGCCATTGCTCGTTACATTACATTAGGAATGAAAGAGATTGATGCAACCTTGGTGGTTTGGTTAGCGTTAGCCGCTTTCATTCTTGCCGCTGCGACGTTATTGATCCGTGTTGGACACCATTATTGGCCATATGAAATAAACGAAAACAAACATTATGATGAGTAG
- a CDS encoding DMT family transporter, with protein sequence MNKKYLPALLFVSVCLIWGTTWLAMEFAVQTIPPIFATGLRFLIASPLLIMLAKLFKQSLFFPKGKRLWMLIVAMFYFAIPFTLMIFGEQYISSGLASIIFANMPIAVMFTSSLFLGLKLRKVQIGGLFIAVLSLILILTKEMSLGGEDYLLGFLALGGAVLMHAIMYVLVEKFCERVPVLTYNALPSLIASLCLLVTSMFIEQPDVSTFSVDSIMAVVYLGIFASVGGIVAYFKLGQVSSPFTASICFLFFPLIALSLSVWFAGNSISTTSVLLLLPLLCGILVTKLDASFWTKLFSLGMGGRRKQRVN encoded by the coding sequence ATGAATAAGAAATATTTACCCGCATTATTGTTTGTTTCAGTGTGTTTAATTTGGGGAACAACTTGGCTTGCAATGGAGTTTGCTGTTCAGACGATTCCTCCAATCTTTGCGACTGGTTTGCGTTTTTTAATCGCTTCACCACTACTAATCATGTTGGCTAAGTTGTTTAAGCAATCTCTCTTTTTCCCGAAAGGAAAGCGACTTTGGATGCTGATAGTAGCAATGTTTTATTTCGCTATTCCGTTTACCTTGATGATTTTTGGAGAGCAGTATATTTCATCTGGATTAGCTTCGATTATCTTTGCAAATATGCCAATCGCTGTGATGTTTACATCCAGTCTATTCTTAGGTTTAAAACTGAGAAAGGTTCAAATCGGTGGTTTATTTATTGCAGTCTTAAGCTTAATTTTGATTTTAACAAAGGAGATGAGTTTAGGCGGAGAGGATTATCTACTTGGATTTTTGGCTCTAGGAGGTGCCGTTCTTATGCATGCCATCATGTATGTGTTGGTTGAGAAGTTCTGTGAGCGAGTTCCTGTACTTACGTATAATGCGCTTCCTAGTTTGATCGCTTCTTTATGTTTGCTTGTCACATCTATGTTTATCGAGCAGCCAGATGTGAGCACATTCTCTGTAGATTCGATTATGGCTGTTGTCTATTTAGGTATATTTGCAAGTGTTGGAGGCATTGTGGCTTACTTTAAACTTGGTCAAGTATCTTCACCATTTACAGCATCTATCTGCTTCTTATTTTTCCCTCTTATCGCTTTAAGCCTTTCTGTTTGGTTTGCGGGAAATAGCATATCTACCACCTCTGTTTTATTGTTGTTGCCTCTACTTTGTGGAATTTTAGTCACTAAGCTCGATGCTTCTTTTTGGACTAAGCTGTTTTCACTAGGTATGGGAGGGAGAAGAAAACAAAGGGTAAATTAA